CAGCCCCAGCGTCAGGCGATTGCGCGCGGTCGCGGGCGCGATATGCAGCTCGCGTGCAATCTCTTCCAGCGTATAGAACCGCCCGCTCGTCACTCGGCCTCCGCGAACATGACGCCTATGGGTCCGCGGCCATCTGCGTTCGTCCAGTCTTGTCCATTACTCGAACGTTCCCATAATCAAGGTACAAAATCATCGTAGGAATGTGAGGCCCACATGTCAAGCAGCGCGGATCACGGGGACTACCACCAGCGCATCGTGCAGGTTCGTGAGCACCTCGAACTGTCTCAGGAAAAAAATAGCCCGGCAGCTCGGGCTCTCCCTGCGTGCGTATGCGAACTACGAGCGTGGCGAACGTGCGGTCCCGGTCGAACTACTACGTGCGTTGTACGAGCAGTTCTCGATCGATCCCGCCTGGCTACTGACGGGCGACGGCAACATGATTCTCGATCGTGATGTGCGGTATCGGCTCGACCAGAAGACGCTCGATAGCGGTCTGGTCGCCGTCGCGCAGATCGAAGCGCGCCTTGAAGTCCCGCTCGACCCGAAAAGGAAGGCGCGACTCATTGGCCTGCTCTACGAACAGTGTCAGCTGCTGGGCGATAGTGCCGACGATATCCTGAAGGACTCGCGCATCAGTCGGCTGACGCGTTAGTTTCGCTAAAGTCAGCAACCCCAATAATTCCGCAATGGTGTCTGTCGACCATCGGCCGGCCATTAATCTTCGGACGTAGCGTTTTTCAACGCATGGATGATCATGCCTGCGATATCGCAATCGGTAGTGGAGAAATGCAATGGGACGTCGGGAAGAGATCAGCGAGGAACTCGATCAACTGGCGGGTGAAATCGAGAAGGATATTTTGCGTCGGCGCGTCGAGCGCCGCGCATCTGCCGTCGATTCCCGAAACGCATATCCGTCTTGAACTTTTCGTTACACAGCACCCGCCCTCCGGCTTTCGGATCCATATCTCGATGGAACCGCGCGATGACGCCGAACCATCATAGCGGCGCGCGTCTCTCGCCCCGCCAGGCACTGGTCCTGGAAATCATGCCTTGATCGATTGCTCGGCCCGGGTGGCCGCCATCGGCACGCGATCTTGCTTCGATTTGCTGAATCAACGACCGTGTTCCGTTAACTGCCATCCTCGCGGTTGTGGGTGCGATATCCAGCGACCATCGTTACGGAAGGCACTGCGTCAGTCCGGGCCAAGATCGGGCGCGACGGGCAACGCGACAACTGGCGCGGCAACCGCGACGATAGCTTGTCCGCAACGCCTTCTTCGTCATACTGCACGACGTTTCTCAGTTCAACCAGGAATCGAACAGAGCGTCGATAACAGGGATCCCTACAGCACGGCCCGCCGGATTGCAGGAACCCGATGCAACTTCGTGATGCTCCGCGAGCAAGGCGATCCAGCGCGCACGCCCCTGTCGAAAATGCAACCCGCTGAACATTTGCGCAAGCACGTTCGACGCTTGCACATGTTTCGTAAGATCAAACTCTGTGGTCGGTGCCCCTGCGCTTCCATTCCTCCTTCGCATTCGCTGCGGGCGACGTGATTGTCTTCGATGCGAGGCCATTCACGCGAGGTAATCCATGAATCATCGCGCCGTGATCCACGATCAGGAACTGATCCGCTCCGCGTTTCCCGAATGGGACACGCTTCATCGGGCCGTGACTTCGCCTGACGTGGTCCCCGTCATTTTTGATATCGCGTTCGACTGGCTGAGCATCGCGCTCGCCATGCTGACCCTGCATCGCTTGGGATGGATGTCGGCGCCTGCGGCGGTTGCATGGATTGGAAACCGGCAACGTGCACTGGGCAACCTGCTTCACGACGCTGCCCACCGCAACTTCGCCCGATCAGCTCGCATCAATGACGCGCTTGCATGCCTCTTGATCGCGCCGGCGCTGTTCAACAGCCTTGCAGTTTACCGGGAACTGCACGCCCATCATCATGCGTGGCTGGGTGACCCTACGCGCGATCCAGACTATATCGCCGTTCGTTCGAAGCCGGGCGACCGCTGGTCGCAGCCGTTTTTTAAGGTTGTGTTCGCGCCAGCGGCATGGTTGAGCTCGACGTTCGGACACCTGCATCTGTCGACGCTTACATGGATGCAGCGCTTCGCCATCGTAGGATGGTGGTGCGCCGTACTGGGTGCCATGACGCTTCTACGGGGCGTGCATGTGGCGGCACTTTTCTTCGGTATCTGGCTGCTGGCAAGAGCCACCATCTTCCACGTGATCACCACATTCCGGGAGCTGTGCGACCACTTCGGCCGACAGCCCGGCGGTATCTTCAGATACACACGCGACGTGTCTTCCCGGAGCCTGTGGCGCTGCGTCATCCATCCGCATAGTAACGGCTACCATCTGACGCATCACCTGATGCCCGCGATTCCCTATCACCGCCTTTCTTCCGTACATCACCGCCTGCTGGAACTGCCTGCCTTCGCCCGTACGGCGCGAGTGTGTCGTATCTACTTTCTCGGACCCGACGCGGTCGTGCGTGAATGGGAAGTCGAAGGAGGAGCCAACAATGTTGCAGCGTAACCTTGGCGCGATGCACGTCGCCGCCCTGCTCGTCTCGGCAAGCTACGGCGTCGCGTTCCTGCTCGGTTCCGGCGAGATGGCAGTCCATTCCGGAATGGCGGGCAGCCTGTACGCGATCATCACCGCACTGGGAATGCTCGCGCTCGCGGTTGTCGCGCCGACGCTCTGGCGAGGACGCGAACTGATCTGGGATGTGTTGGGCGAGCACTACGGTCCGGTGGTACGCAAGCTCGTAGCGCTGCTGTCACTCATCTGGATGGCCGGCGTGCTGGCCGCCCAGATCCACGGCGGTATCGCGGTGCTGGTCGCCGTCGGACTCCCGGCAACGCATGCACTGGCGGTGATTGCGGCGACATTGCTGGTCATGTCTTCCATTGAGCTCGGCATGGCCGCCATGCTCTTTGCGTGCTGCCTGTTGGCAACGAACCTCGCGCTCGTACATGCGCTGGTGGCTTCGCACGGACTGACCGTATACCTCCATGCGTGGCCGTCCTTCCTCCAGGAGACACACGCCGCGCCACGCGCCGAGACGCTGGTAACCATCGCTGCAGTCGGGTTTCTGGTGATCACAGGATCGGACTATCAGCAGTTCGTCATCGCGGCGCGCCGACCGCGCGATGCGTGGCTCGGCTGCGTACTGGCGAGCCTTCTCCTCATGGTGACCGGGTTTCTCCCGGCCGCAACGGTCGTCGCAGCGCTTCATGCCGGCAAGCTGTCCGGCCTGACGGACACCGCGAGCGCGATCCCGTGGATCATGCTGCAAACCGGTCGATCAGCGGGGCTCACTTGCATCAGCGTCATTCTGCTTGCCGCGCTTGGATCAGGGACCGCGATCGCGCGTGCGATGTCATCGGCACTTGAGGGCCTGCATGCCAGTGAGGGCCGCTACGGCTACGCGTCGCGCCTGCTAATCATCGCCATCGGGTGCGCAATCGCCACTGATGGTCAGGCGATTGTGTCGACCATCGTTTCGCTCAACGTCGTCTATGTTGCTGCCGTCGGTCTACTGTTCCTCTTCCACGAGAGCGGTCGACAGGTCGCACCGCGCTGCGCGTCAGCGATGCTGCTGTCCGGGGCCATCGTCTCCCTGCTCGTGTCGGCAATGAACTGGACTGGTATCGGGCATCTGCCCGCCTGGTTCCCGCTTCCGGCGGGGCTGTTCGCCTCCGCCTGCGTGCCGGTCGCATGGCAGTTTGCCCCGCTTCTCGGCCGTGTCAGGTCATAGAATCGCCCGCTCACTCGAACACGCCCGGCTCGGGCGCCTGCGTGTTGACCATGTCGCGACCGACCGGCGCCAAAGCACCACCGCGGCGAATCGCAACGGCCCGTCAACTGGCGCCCTCGCCCTTCGGCGCCGGCTGAACCAAGCTGCGCCGCGCCGCGGCCATGACCAGTGCGCTGATCGTCGCGAGCGGCTCGGGCTCCTCCTCCCAGTGATGCCAGTACAGATCGATCAAAAGATCGTGCGCGGGCGCGAGCGCGACCAGTCTGCCGCTGCCGATCAGCGGTTCCGCCTGCATCGCGGGCACCAGCCCGTAGCCGAGCTCGTCTAGGATCGCATTGAGCAACGCCACAGGCGAAGGAAAATAGTGCCGCGGATACCGGCCGACCGTCACCCCGAAATACGACGCGAAAAACGCATCATGCAGCGCGTCCTTCCGATCGAACAGGATGGCGGTGGCCTCGAGTGCGCCCGGCAAGGTCAGGCCACCGGCGAAATATTCGCGCTCAAATCCGGGAGTGGCGACACACTGGTAGCGCATCTGCCCGACCGGCGCGGCCACGAAACGATCGACAACTGGTTCCGGTTGCGTGGACAGAAAGCCCTTGACGTCGCCGCGCGCGAGTGCCTCGAGCGTATGGTCCTGATCGTCCACGACGATCTCGAGCGCCACATGGTGTTGCGCCAACTCGCGCGTGACCGGCTCGAACCAGGTGGCAAGGGAATCGGCATTGACGGCAAGCGCCAGCGCGGTTGTCGCCGCCCGCCCCGGCATGACACGCCGAAGCAGCTCATCCTCGTGCAGCCGGACCGTCATGAAGTGACGAAAGACCTCTTCGCCCGCTTTAGTCGGCAGCACGGCCGGTTCGCGCAGCAGGAGCAGTGCCCCCATCGACTGTTCGAGCCGCTTGACCCGTCGTGTCGCTGCTGCAGAGGAGATGCTCAGCGCACTCGCCGCCTGCGCGAAACTGCGATGTTCGACTACCGCGGCAAATGTTTCCAGCTCCAGCATGTTTAACATAACATCCTCTTCCGAAACCATGCCGGAGCCTCCCAAGCTTATGTGCAGAGCCGCGCCATGGCTTTATACTGCCTCATCCCCGGCTCACTCTAC
This is a stretch of genomic DNA from Paraburkholderia phymatum STM815. It encodes these proteins:
- a CDS encoding HTH-type transcriptional regulator ArgP, producing MLNMLELETFAAVVEHRSFAQAASALSISSAAATRRVKRLEQSMGALLLLREPAVLPTKAGEEVFRHFMTVRLHEDELLRRVMPGRAATTALALAVNADSLATWFEPVTRELAQHHVALEIVVDDQDHTLEALARGDVKGFLSTQPEPVVDRFVAAPVGQMRYQCVATPGFEREYFAGGLTLPGALEATAILFDRKDALHDAFFASYFGVTVGRYPRHYFPSPVALLNAILDELGYGLVPAMQAEPLIGSGRLVALAPAHDLLIDLYWHHWEEEPEPLATISALVMAAARRSLVQPAPKGEGAS
- a CDS encoding SLC5/6 family protein, whose protein sequence is MLQRNLGAMHVAALLVSASYGVAFLLGSGEMAVHSGMAGSLYAIITALGMLALAVVAPTLWRGRELIWDVLGEHYGPVVRKLVALLSLIWMAGVLAAQIHGGIAVLVAVGLPATHALAVIAATLLVMSSIELGMAAMLFACCLLATNLALVHALVASHGLTVYLHAWPSFLQETHAAPRAETLVTIAAVGFLVITGSDYQQFVIAARRPRDAWLGCVLASLLLMVTGFLPAATVVAALHAGKLSGLTDTASAIPWIMLQTGRSAGLTCISVILLAALGSGTAIARAMSSALEGLHASEGRYGYASRLLIIAIGCAIATDGQAIVSTIVSLNVVYVAAVGLLFLFHESGRQVAPRCASAMLLSGAIVSLLVSAMNWTGIGHLPAWFPLPAGLFASACVPVAWQFAPLLGRVRS
- a CDS encoding fatty acid desaturase yields the protein MNHRAVIHDQELIRSAFPEWDTLHRAVTSPDVVPVIFDIAFDWLSIALAMLTLHRLGWMSAPAAVAWIGNRQRALGNLLHDAAHRNFARSARINDALACLLIAPALFNSLAVYRELHAHHHAWLGDPTRDPDYIAVRSKPGDRWSQPFFKVVFAPAAWLSSTFGHLHLSTLTWMQRFAIVGWWCAVLGAMTLLRGVHVAALFFGIWLLARATIFHVITTFRELCDHFGRQPGGIFRYTRDVSSRSLWRCVIHPHSNGYHLTHHLMPAIPYHRLSSVHHRLLELPAFARTARVCRIYFLGPDAVVREWEVEGGANNVAA
- a CDS encoding helix-turn-helix domain-containing protein, with the protein product MSTSNCLRKKIARQLGLSLRAYANYERGERAVPVELLRALYEQFSIDPAWLLTGDGNMILDRDVRYRLDQKTLDSGLVAVAQIEARLEVPLDPKRKARLIGLLYEQCQLLGDSADDILKDSRISRLTR